One window of Chryseobacterium sp. JJR-5R genomic DNA carries:
- the fabG gene encoding 3-oxoacyl-[acyl-carrier-protein] reductase: MKLLEGKVALITGATRGIGKGIAEMYAQQGAKIAFTYAGSVDKAKELEATLSSVTQIKGYQSDASDFDAAQTLVDEVMEEFGKIDILINNAGITKDNLLLRMSKDDWDKVLRINLDSVFNLTKAVIKPMMKAKSGSIINMTSVVGISGNAGQANYAASKAGVIGFTKSVALELGSRNIRCNAIAPGFIETEMTAALDEKATQKWAEAIPMKKLGKTSDIANACVFLGSDMASYINGQTLNVDGGLLT, encoded by the coding sequence ATGAAACTATTAGAAGGAAAAGTAGCATTAATAACGGGAGCTACAAGAGGAATCGGTAAAGGTATTGCTGAAATGTACGCACAGCAGGGAGCAAAAATAGCTTTCACTTACGCCGGGTCTGTAGATAAAGCAAAGGAATTAGAAGCCACTTTAAGTTCTGTAACACAAATTAAAGGTTACCAATCTGATGCATCGGATTTTGATGCCGCTCAAACTTTGGTTGATGAAGTAATGGAAGAATTCGGAAAGATTGATATTCTGATCAACAATGCCGGAATTACCAAAGATAATCTGCTGCTGAGAATGTCTAAAGATGATTGGGACAAAGTCCTGAGAATTAACCTGGATTCTGTATTTAACCTTACCAAAGCAGTAATCAAACCGATGATGAAGGCAAAATCAGGATCGATTATCAACATGACTTCCGTAGTAGGGATCAGCGGAAATGCTGGACAGGCCAATTATGCAGCTTCAAAAGCAGGTGTAATCGGTTTTACCAAGTCTGTTGCCCTGGAACTGGGTTCCCGGAATATCCGCTGCAATGCCATTGCCCCTGGATTTATTGAGACTGAAATGACAGCTGCACTGGATGAGAAAGCCACCCAGAAATGGGCAGAAGCGATCCCGATGAAAAAATTGGGAAAAACTTCGGATATTGCCAATGCGTGTGTGTTTTTAGGAAGCGATATGGCATCTTATATTAACGGACAGACCCTTAACGTTGATGGTGGCCTGCTGACATAA
- a CDS encoding radical SAM protein translates to MPVRNYTYYDYTLSLCPECLKRVGAKIIIEDEAVFMTKRCPDHGFFKTKIASDVHYYKNIRNYNKASEMPVHFGTDVEYGCPYDCGLCVDHEQHSCLSIVEVTDRCNLTCPTCYAMSSPHYGSHRTLEEIEAMFDIIVKNEGEPDVVQISGGEPTIHPEFFKIMDIAKSKPIKHLMLNTNGVRIANDPGFAEKLATYAPEFEVYLQFDSFRPEVLQDFRGKDLTDIRMKALEKLNALNLSTTLVIVLQKDKNIDEIGKIIEFALKQKCVRGITFQPVEIAGRNRDDSAHEKITLTEVRQEILNQFPLLNGDDIIPVPCNPDALAMGYILKLEGETIPLTRYINPADLLNNETRNTIVYEQDSGLQMKLLDIFSTGISVDKVQPKVNQLLCCLPDVSAPNLDYDNLFRIIIMNFMDAHDFDVRAVKKSCVHIVNKDLKLIPFETMNLFYRDDKIKYLEELRREDKILF, encoded by the coding sequence ATGCCTGTAAGAAATTATACCTATTACGATTATACCCTCAGCCTTTGCCCGGAATGCCTCAAAAGGGTAGGTGCCAAGATCATTATTGAAGACGAAGCTGTTTTCATGACCAAAAGATGTCCGGATCACGGATTTTTTAAGACGAAAATTGCTTCAGATGTCCACTATTACAAAAACATCAGAAACTATAACAAGGCCTCTGAAATGCCGGTCCATTTCGGAACTGACGTTGAATACGGATGCCCTTATGACTGCGGCCTGTGTGTTGACCATGAGCAGCACAGCTGCCTCTCGATCGTTGAGGTAACAGACCGCTGCAATCTTACCTGCCCGACCTGTTACGCTATGTCTTCCCCGCATTACGGAAGCCACAGGACCCTGGAGGAAATCGAAGCCATGTTTGATATTATTGTTAAAAATGAAGGCGAACCGGACGTGGTACAGATCAGCGGTGGCGAACCGACGATCCATCCTGAGTTTTTTAAAATCATGGATATTGCGAAATCAAAACCGATCAAGCACCTGATGCTGAATACCAACGGGGTACGGATTGCCAATGATCCGGGTTTTGCGGAAAAGTTAGCCACCTATGCCCCGGAATTTGAAGTTTACCTTCAGTTTGACTCTTTCAGGCCTGAAGTGCTTCAGGATTTCAGAGGAAAAGACCTTACGGATATCCGGATGAAAGCACTGGAAAAGCTTAATGCCCTGAACCTTTCCACTACGCTGGTAATTGTTCTCCAGAAAGATAAAAATATTGATGAGATCGGAAAAATCATTGAATTTGCCTTAAAACAGAAATGTGTCCGCGGAATTACTTTCCAGCCTGTGGAAATTGCCGGCAGGAACCGTGATGATTCTGCGCATGAAAAAATTACATTAACAGAAGTAAGGCAGGAAATCTTGAACCAGTTCCCGCTTCTCAACGGAGATGATATTATTCCGGTCCCGTGCAATCCGGATGCGCTGGCAATGGGATATATCCTGAAACTGGAAGGTGAAACCATCCCTTTAACCCGGTACATTAATCCGGCTGACCTGCTGAACAATGAAACCAGGAATACGATTGTATATGAGCAGGACAGCGGCCTTCAGATGAAGCTCCTGGATATTTTCAGTACGGGAATTTCTGTGGACAAGGTACAGCCTAAAGTCAATCAGCTGCTGTGCTGCCTGCCGGACGTTTCAGCTCCGAATCTGGATTACGACAATCTGTTCAGGATTATCATCATGAATTTTATGGATGCCCACGATTTTGATGTCCGTGCCGTAAAGAAATCATGCGTTCATATCGTCAATAAAGATTTAAAATTAATCCCTTTTGAGACCATGAACCTTTTTTACCGGGACGATAAAATCAAATACCTGGAAGAATTGAGAAGAGAAGATAAAATCCTCTTTTAA
- a CDS encoding GMP reductase: MRIEYDIKLGFKDVMFRPKRSTLKSRSEVDLEREFTFRHTKKKWKGTPVIAANMDTVGTFEMAVELAKDKMITAVHKHYTVEEWSGFLNSQPEDIHQYIALSTGTGTADEEKLRIILGKHPKIQFLCIDVANGYSEHFVDFVKRTRANFPDKIIIAGNVVTGEMVEELLLVGADIIKVGIGPGSVCTTRIKTGVGYPQLSAVIECADAAHGLGGHIIADGGCKVPGDVAKAFGGGADFVMLGGMFAGHDESGGEIIEENGKKFRLFYGMSSKTAMDKHSGGVAEYRASEGKTVKVAYKGPVSETVKDILGGVRSTCTYVGASTLKQLSKRTTFIRVQEQENQVFKD; the protein is encoded by the coding sequence ATGAGAATAGAATATGATATAAAACTGGGTTTTAAGGACGTGATGTTCCGCCCGAAACGCTCTACGCTGAAATCCCGTTCGGAAGTTGACCTGGAAAGGGAATTCACATTCAGGCATACAAAGAAGAAATGGAAAGGAACCCCGGTTATAGCGGCCAACATGGATACGGTAGGAACTTTTGAAATGGCTGTTGAACTGGCAAAGGACAAGATGATTACAGCCGTTCATAAACATTATACCGTTGAAGAATGGTCTGGTTTTTTAAATTCCCAGCCTGAAGATATCCATCAGTATATTGCTTTAAGTACCGGGACCGGAACTGCAGATGAAGAAAAATTAAGGATTATCCTCGGAAAGCACCCGAAAATTCAATTTCTCTGTATTGATGTAGCCAACGGTTATTCCGAACATTTTGTAGATTTTGTAAAGCGGACAAGGGCTAATTTCCCGGATAAGATTATTATTGCGGGCAATGTGGTGACCGGCGAAATGGTTGAGGAACTTCTTCTGGTAGGTGCGGATATTATTAAAGTCGGCATCGGGCCGGGCTCGGTATGTACTACCCGTATAAAAACCGGTGTAGGCTATCCCCAGCTTTCTGCCGTTATCGAATGTGCGGATGCGGCACACGGCCTGGGCGGCCATATCATTGCAGACGGCGGGTGCAAAGTGCCGGGTGATGTTGCAAAAGCTTTCGGGGGCGGCGCAGATTTTGTGATGCTGGGCGGAATGTTTGCAGGGCATGATGAAAGCGGCGGTGAGATCATTGAGGAAAACGGGAAAAAATTCCGGCTGTTTTACGGAATGAGTTCTAAAACAGCCATGGACAAGCATTCAGGAGGAGTTGCAGAATACAGGGCTTCTGAAGGAAAAACGGTAAAAGTTGCTTATAAAGGTCCGGTTTCAGAAACGGTAAAGGATATTCTGGGCGGCGTCCGTTCAACCTGTACATATGTCGGGGCCTCAACGTTGAAGCAACTGTCTAAAAGAACGACCTTTATCAGAGTACAGGAACAGGAAAACCAGGTATTTAAGGATTAA
- a CDS encoding prolipoprotein diacylglyceryl transferase: MSEGYYLPALQKNNLIFELMDFPVTFQIFGKTVLAHPVFETLGIFIGMRYYFYLKRKSAEKVSFNTSAAVLIGATAGALIGSKLIGNLENPYRLFEHFTIKTFWTNNTIVGGLAFGLVGVELAKKTVGHRTSTGDLMVYPLMLAMIIGRIGCFLTGIHEETYGIPTDSVFGMHLGDQYLRHPVALYEIAFLIVLWICLKTLQARRNFPSGFIFQLFMLSYFTFRFMLDFIKPRTELLGNLGTIQIVCVCVIIYYIYKIKKEIRLPVIKNTKKI; this comes from the coding sequence ATGAGTGAAGGATATTATTTGCCTGCATTACAAAAAAATAACCTTATTTTTGAATTGATGGATTTCCCGGTTACTTTTCAGATTTTCGGCAAGACGGTTCTTGCGCACCCTGTTTTTGAAACGTTAGGGATATTTATCGGGATGCGTTATTATTTTTACCTGAAAAGAAAATCAGCAGAAAAAGTTTCGTTCAATACTTCGGCAGCGGTTTTGATCGGGGCAACTGCGGGAGCTTTAATCGGTTCTAAATTAATCGGTAATCTGGAAAATCCGTACAGGCTTTTTGAACATTTTACGATAAAAACATTCTGGACAAACAATACCATTGTCGGCGGGCTGGCTTTCGGGCTCGTAGGCGTGGAACTGGCGAAAAAAACAGTCGGACACAGAACAAGTACCGGAGACCTGATGGTTTATCCTCTGATGTTGGCTATGATCATCGGCAGGATCGGCTGTTTCCTGACAGGAATCCATGAAGAAACCTATGGAATTCCTACGGACTCAGTTTTCGGGATGCATCTGGGAGACCAGTATCTGAGGCATCCGGTTGCACTGTATGAAATTGCTTTTCTGATCGTCCTCTGGATCTGCCTAAAAACCCTGCAGGCAAGAAGGAACTTTCCGTCAGGGTTTATATTCCAGCTCTTTATGCTCAGCTATTTTACATTCAGGTTCATGCTGGATTTCATCAAGCCCAGAACAGAACTGTTAGGAAATTTAGGTACCATCCAGATCGTGTGTGTATGTGTAATTATTTATTACATTTATAAGATTAAAAAAGAGATCCGTTTACCGGTCATAAAAAACACCAAAAAAATATGA
- a CDS encoding DUF6056 family protein, translated as MKSVQNIVLFLSVLLYIGLVYIAFFNVYQTDDYIFSYSTKKLGILRNIRDFYMNWGGRYFGYTINMFNPLSHDPQNIVPKIYPLVLLSSFIAVTALNFKQYFRYPLSESIRKSLLLFFFYTVMLVSLPEHYYWFTGSNVYFLSAVLSGLLLLFYGKFHESGKKVWLVLCILLTVLIMGSNEILALLLLGVLGFLYSGNRSKANGILLLAGSIGFLISFMAPGNFRRLGDSDEVFYMKWLKRVVFFGLNNIYIALKVILIVPLFAAVFGKELDAVRKRIHFKNAVIIWSISLLPLFLLGYIINSIGRQFESIIFFYLVTLSVVVTYRFRNIRKFWWTGIIIVFLPETNIFPKGYANFNIDYNLNNIIKDVFFTDLQAYDKEIENRIYTIQHAKEDSLVLDKIKTVPRALYFDELSSVHEEKKYVNDQLQKYFSKKYIGTK; from the coding sequence ATGAAATCCGTACAGAATATTGTATTGTTTTTGTCGGTTTTACTATATATCGGTCTGGTTTACATTGCTTTTTTTAATGTATATCAGACCGATGATTATATATTTTCTTACAGTACAAAAAAGCTCGGAATATTAAGGAATATCCGGGATTTCTATATGAACTGGGGAGGAAGGTATTTCGGGTATACCATTAATATGTTTAATCCTCTTTCCCATGATCCGCAGAATATCGTTCCGAAAATTTATCCCTTAGTTTTACTTTCTTCTTTTATTGCGGTTACGGCCTTAAATTTTAAGCAGTATTTCAGATATCCGCTTTCAGAATCTATCAGGAAAAGCCTGTTGCTGTTCTTTTTTTATACGGTTATGCTGGTAAGCCTTCCGGAGCATTATTATTGGTTTACAGGCTCAAATGTCTATTTCCTTTCTGCTGTTTTAAGCGGGCTTTTACTTTTGTTTTACGGAAAATTTCATGAATCAGGGAAGAAGGTATGGCTGGTCCTGTGTATTTTGCTGACTGTTCTGATAATGGGATCCAATGAAATACTGGCACTGCTTCTTCTGGGCGTTTTGGGCTTTCTATACAGCGGAAACCGGTCAAAAGCAAACGGTATCCTATTGTTAGCAGGAAGCATAGGGTTTCTGATCAGCTTTATGGCGCCCGGAAATTTCAGGAGATTGGGAGATTCTGATGAGGTATTTTATATGAAGTGGCTGAAACGGGTTGTTTTCTTTGGCCTGAATAATATTTATATTGCACTTAAGGTAATTTTAATTGTACCGCTGTTCGCAGCTGTTTTTGGAAAAGAACTCGATGCTGTAAGAAAAAGGATTCATTTTAAAAATGCCGTAATCATCTGGAGTATTTCTCTTCTGCCGCTGTTTCTTTTAGGGTATATCATCAATAGCATCGGACGGCAGTTTGAAAGCATTATTTTCTTCTATCTGGTTACATTGTCAGTGGTGGTAACCTACAGATTCAGGAATATCCGGAAATTCTGGTGGACAGGAATAATTATCGTATTCTTACCGGAAACAAATATTTTCCCTAAAGGCTATGCGAATTTTAATATTGATTATAATCTGAACAATATCATTAAAGATGTATTTTTCACAGATCTTCAGGCTTATGATAAAGAAATAGAAAACAGGATTTATACAATTCAACATGCTAAAGAAGATTCTTTAGTGCTGGATAAAATAAAAACGGTGCCCAGAGCCCTGTATTTTGATGAGCTTTCTTCTGTACATGAAGAAAAAAAATATGTAAATGATCAGTTACAGAAATATTTCAGTAAAAAGTATATCGGTACAAAGTAA